One Oryza glaberrima chromosome 10, OglaRS2, whole genome shotgun sequence DNA segment encodes these proteins:
- the LOC127786031 gene encoding protein NRT1/ PTR FAMILY 8.3-like, translating to MEGADEERPLIHHLPPQEQCSQYTCDGTVDIDRKPALKHSTGNWRACFFILGAEFTQCLCFSAVVKNLVRYLTSVLPESNVNAARSVSTWIGTCFFTPLIGAFLADTFWGRYRTIVICLSVYSIGMLILTTSASLPFLLHDSYNNGDDIRRVVAYLGLYLIALGAGGIKPCMWALGADQFDGADPVERVTKGSFFNYYYFSNNMGTLLSTTVLVWVQDNIGWGIGFATPMLLMGFGLSMFVAGRRVYRYRKLGRSPLTRVSQVVVAAARNHMLKLPDDISLLHELPSLTEGGYRIQHTTRFRFLDKAAIPSDSDDNSPVQPDPWRLCTVSQVEELKMLLRVFPVWASLLVFFVVTAQMSSTLIEQSAAMDGRVGPFTVPPASLATFNVVAVLIWVPVYDAVLVPLARRATGNDRGLSHLQRIGVGLALSAVAMAYSAQVERRRRRPAAEEEAMSIMWQAPCYLVLGMAEVFTSIGMLEFFYERSPGSMKSLGTSLAHLAVATANYLNSGVLGVVVAATTRGGGAGWIPDNLDEGHLDYFFWMMALVSVLNLLQFLHCSIRDRGQ from the exons ATGGAGGGAGCAGATGAGGAGAGGCCACTAATTCATCACCTGCCTCCACAG GAACAATGTTCGCAATACACCTGCGATGGAACGGTTGATATCGACAGAAAGCCCGCACTGAAGCATAGCACAGGGAATTGGAGAGCATGCTTCTTCATTTTAG GTGCTGAATTCACTCAATGCCTGTGCTTCTCTGCGGTCGTGAAGAACTTAGTCAGGTACCTGACGAGTGTGCTCCCGGAAAGCAATGTCAATGCTGCCCGAAGTGTGTCGACTTGGATTGGAACTTGCTTCTTCACACCACTCATTGGAGCCTTCTTGGCGGACACATTTTGGGGAAGATACAGGACAATTGTAATATGCCTCTCTGTTTACAGCATA GGAATGCTCATTCTGACGACTTCAGCGTCGCTTCCATTTCTCCTTCATGATTCCTACAACAATGGCGACGACATTCGTCGTGTTGTCGCCTACCTAGGGCTCTACCTCATTGCACTTGGAGCTGGAGGTATCAAGCCCTGCATGTGGGCCCTCGGGGCTGACCAATTCGACGGTGCCGACCCGGTAGAACGGGTGACAAAGGGCTCATTCTTCAACTATTACTACTTCTCAAACAACATGGGCACGCTGCTGTCCACTACCGTGCTTGTCTGGGTGcaggacaacatagggtgggGCATCGGTTTCGCGACTCCGATGCTGCTCATGGGTTTTGGCCTCTCCATGTTCGTCGCCGGTAGGAGGGTGTACAGGTACAGGAAGCTGGGAAGGAGTCCATTGACAAGGGTGTCCCAGGTTGTGGTTGCAGCTGCGAGGAATCACATGCTCAAGTTGCCTGATGATATCTCACTCCTGCATGAGCTGCCTTCACTGACCGAAGGTGGCTATAGGATTCAACATACCACTCGATTCAG GTTCTTGGACAAAGCTGCCATCCCGTCCGACTCCGACGACAACTCGCCGGTGCAACCGGACCCATGGAGGCTGTGCACGGTGTCGCAGGTGGAGGAGCTCAAGATGCTGCTCCGGGTGTTCCCGGTGTGGGCCTCGCTGCTCGTCTTCTTCGTGGTGACCGCACAGATGTCGTCGACGCTGATCGAGCAGAGCGCGGCCATGGACGGCCGCGTCGGCCCCTTCACCGtgccgccggcctcgctcgcCACCTTcaacgtcgtcgccgtcctcatcTGGGTCCCCGTCTACGACGCCGTGCTGGTGCCACTGGCACGGCGCGCCACCGGCAACGACCGGGGCCTCTCGCACCTGCAGCgcatcggcgtcggcctcgcgctgtccgcggtggccatggcgtACTCGGCGCAGGTggagaggcggcgacggcgaccggcggcggaggaggaggcgatgagcATCATGTGGCAGGCGCCGTGCTACCTGGTGCTGGGCATGGCGGAGGTGTTCACCAGCATCGGCATGCTGGAGTTCTTCTACGAGAGGTCGCCGGGGTCCATGAAGAGCCTCGGCACGTCGCTCGCGCACCTGGCCGTCGCGACGGCGAACTACCTCAACTCCGGCGTGCtcggcgtggtggtggcggccacgacgcgtggcggcggcgctgggtggATCCCGGACAACCTCGATGAGGGGCACCTTGACTACTTCTTCTGGATGATGGCTCTTGTCAGTGTCCTCAACCTGCTGCAGTTCTTGCATTGCTCAATCAGAGATAGAGGCCAATAA